From the Prunus dulcis chromosome 4, ALMONDv2, whole genome shotgun sequence genome, one window contains:
- the LOC117626791 gene encoding probable RNA-dependent RNA polymerase 1, whose product MVKTVELYGFCSVQSPEAVTEFIEKYTGKGTVYDVKVFHKDGKARASAIVQFTHAEFADMILTVAGYHLEKSVRYGNSFLKAKILKRDMFSKSVTFQPSMELVKLHFGCQISNEQFSVLWTLSDVSVKFGMILKHFYFFFSYDSIEYKLEISNDIVSQIELHRPHGQLAKFLLIQLCGAPRIYKKDVPDTNNIEEASATYWVREVDFTPSCRIGQSSAVCLELPLRWILPNLGSSFVHYKADEGQFVLERGNIFSCDSDLVPIARPPLGIKLPYKVLFKINSLVQHGCVPGQALDANFYELVDPTRIRIEDIECALDKLFHLKECCYEPVSWLREQYRKYQTCKRIPKTPAISLDDGLVYVHRVQITPSKVYFCGPEVNHSNRLFRKYPKDVDNFLRVSFVDEDLGTMRSADLCLRAAEQERRTRVYERILSTLRNGIVIGEKKFEFLAFSSSQLRGHSVWMFASRSELTAQDIRNWMGDFKDIRNVAKHAARLGQSFSSSKEAFSVGEDEVEFIPDVEIERDGVEYCFSDGIGKISAEFAARVARKFNLSCTPSAFQIRYGGYKGVLAVDPTLSKNLSLRKSMCKYQSNNTTLDVLKWSKYQPYFLNREVITLLSTLGVPDDVFMEKQKQVLNQLDGVLADPLRALEALELMFQGEATNIVKEMVLCGYTPDAEPFLAMMLQAYCVSKLVELRRKTRIFVPDGRSMMGCLDETGTLEYGQVFVQCSPHGSQQLHDTASHIFSGSSSSDNSFTVEGKVVVAKNPCLHPGDVRVLRAINVPALHHMVDCVVFPQKGERPHPHECSGGDLDGDFYWVSWDPDLIPPCPVEPMNYTPEPTTNLDHDVTMEEIEESFVNYIVHDNLGIISSAHTVFADREQDKAMSGPCKELAKLNSRAVDSPKTGVLVKLPYHLRAIEYPEFMEKLDRPTYKSKGVIGKLFQQVNDHVELVYHLYSNSAKSFTMEVAWKCYDPDMKVDGFEVYINEAINYKREYDYKLRNLMEYYGIKSEAEILSGNITQTSKNFDRRKDFKENIGHAVRSLKTEARGWFHEKQGSNIQSNVSGNSNDAYAAKASAWYHVTYHPHYFGCYNEGMAREHFLSFPWCVFDNLIQIKRDKRSI is encoded by the exons ATGGTTAAGACAGTTGAGTTGTATGGATTTTGCTCTGTTCAGTCTCCAGAAGCAGTGACAGAGTTTATAGAGAAATATACTGGAAAAGGAACTGTTTATGATGTGAAGGTCTTCCACAAAGATGGAAAAGCAAGAGCTTCTGCCATAGTTCAATTCACACATGCAGAGTTTGCTGACATGATACTGACAGTAGCCGGATATCATCTTGAAAAAAGTGTGCGGTACGGGAATTCTTTTCTGAAAGCTAAAATATTGAAGCGTGACATGTTCTCCAAATCAGTAACCTTTCAACCTAGCATGGAACTTGTAAAGCTGCACTTTGGATGCCAGATTTCCAACGAACAGTTTTCAGTGCTTTGGACACTATCCGATGTTTCGGTGAAATTTGGGATGATACTTAAACATTTctacttctttttctcttatgATTCTATTGAATACAAGCTAGAAATCTCCAACGACATTGTTAGCCAGATTGAGCTACATCGTCCACATGGTCAACTTGCAAAGTTCCTTCTCATCCAG TTATGTGGTGCCCCTCGGATTTACAAGAAAGATGTACCTGATACGAACAATATCGAGGAAGCTTCTGCTACTTACTGGGTTCGAGAAGTTGATTTCACTCCATCATGCAGAATTGGGCAATCTTCTGCTGTATGTTTGGAGCTTCCACTAAGGTGGATTCTTCCAAATCTAGGCAGCAGTTTTGTTCATTATAAAGCAGATGAAGGACAGTTCGTTTTGGAGAGAGGTAACATTTTCTCCTGTGACTCAGATCTTGTTCCTATTGCGCGTCCACCCCTAGGCATTAAGTTGCCATATAAAGTCCTGTTCAAGATAAATTCCTTGGTTCAGCATGGATGTGTTCCTGGACAAGCCCTTGATGCCAATTTTTATGAGCTCGTTGATCCTACTAGAATAAGAATTGAAGATATAGAATGTGCCCTGGACAAACTATTTCACTTAAAAGAGTGCTGCTATGAACCTGTGAGTTGGCTCAGAGAGCAGTACAGAAAGTACCAGACATGCAAGCGAATTCCCAAAACGCCTGCTATTTCTTTGGATGATGGGCTGGTGTATGTACACAGGGTACAAATAACACCATCTAAAGTATATTTCTGCGGTCCAGAGGTAAATCATTCGAATCGCCTTTTCCGAAAGTATCCTAAAGATGTTGATAACTTTCTTCGAGTTTCTTTCGTTGATGAGGACTTGGGGACGATGCGCTCAGCAGATTTATGTCTGCGTGCTGCAGAACAGGAAAGACGAACTAGAGTCTATGAAAGGATACTTTCTACTCTACGAAATGGCATAGTTATTGGTGAGAAGAAATTTGAGTTTCTTGCCTTTTCATCAAGTCAATTACGAGGTCATTCTGTGTGGATGTTTGCTTCAAGAAGTGAGCTCACAGCACAAGACATCAGAAACTGGATGGGTGATTTTAAGGATATTAGAAATGTGGCAAAACATGCTGCCAGGCTTGGTCAGTCTTTCAGCTCTTCCAAGGAGGCTTTTAGTGTTGGTGAGGATGAAGTTGAATTCATTCCCGATGTAGAAATTGAAAGGGATGGAGTTGAGTATTGTTTTTCTGATGGAATTGGGAAAATATCTGCTGAATTTGCTGCAAGGGTGGCAAGAAAGTTCAATTTAAGTTGTACTCCATCCGCCTTCCAAATTCGATATGGTGGCTataaaggtgttttggcagtTGATCCAACATTGTCAAAGAACTTGTCATTGAGAAAGAGCATGTGCAAGTACCAATCCAACAACACAACACTAGATGTTCTGAAGTGGAGCAAGTACCAGCCTTACTTCCTTAATCGGGAAGTGATTACCCTTCTGTCCACCCTCGGAGTTCCAGATGACGTTTTTAtggaaaagcaaaaacagGTTTTGAATCAATTGGATGGTGTTTTAGCTGATCCATTAAGGGCACTGGAAGCACTGGAATTGATGTTTCAAGGAGAGGCCACCAACATTGTAAAGGAAATGGTTTTGTGTGGTTACACACCAGATGCAGAACCATTTCTGGCAATGATGCTACAAGCATACTGTGTATCAAAGCTTGTGGAACTGCGGAGAAAGACTAGGATATTTGTCCCCGATGGAAGATCTATGATGGGATGTCTTGATGAAACTGGAACATTGGAATACGGTCAGGTATTTGTGCAATGTTCTCCCCATGGCAGCCAGCAACTCCATGATACTGCCTCCCATATCTTCAGTGGCAGCAGTTCAAGTGACAACAGTTTTACCGTTGAGGGAAAAGTAGTGGTTGCTAAAAACCCATGTTTACACCCGGGTGACGTGCGTGTTCTTAGGGCTATTAATGTGCCGGCATTGCACCACATGGTGGATTGTGTTGTTTTCCCGCAAAAAGGAGAGAG ACCACATCCTCATGAATGCTCAGGAGGTGATTTAGATGGTGATTTTTACTGGGTCAGTTGGGACCCTGATCTAATTCCTCCTTGCCCAGTTGAACCCATGAATTATACACCGGAACCAACTACGAATTTGGATCATGATGTTACAATGGAG GAAATTGAGGAATCTTTTGTAAACTACATAGTCCACGACAACTTGGGGATCATTTCAAGTGCTCATACTGTCTTTGCAGACAGAGAGCAAGACAAGGCTATGAGTGGTCCATGTAAAGAGCTCGCCAAGCTCAACTCCCGCGCTGTAGACTCTCCAAAAACTGGCGTGCTAGTCAAATTGCCATATCATCTACGAGCCATAGAGTACCCAGAATTCATGGAAAAGCTTGACAGACCCACCTATAAGTCGAAAGGTGTGATCGGGAAGCTTTTCCAACAGGTGAACGATCATGTTGAGCTTGTATATCATTTATATTCAAACTCTGCTAAATCCTTCACCATGGAAGTGGCTTGGAAGTGTTATGACCCTGACATGAAGGTAGATGGGTTTGAGGTCTACATCAATGAGGCCATCAATTACAAAAGGGAGTATGACTACAAGCTGAGAAACCTGATGGAATATTACGGCATCAAAAGTGAAGCGGAAATACTAAGTGGGAATATCACTCAAACATCCAAAAACTTCGATAGAAGAAAGgactttaaagaaaatattggtCACGCTGTAAGGTCATTGAAGACAGAAGCTAGGGGCTGGTTTCATGAGAAGCAGGGAAGTAATATTCAGTCGAATGTCAGCGGCAACAGCAATGATGCATATGCAGCAAAAGCATCAGCTTGGTACCATGTTACATATCATCCTCATTACTTCGGTTGCTACAATGAGGGAATGGCAAGGGAGCATTTCCTCAGCTTTCCATGGTGTGTCTTTGACAATCTCATCCAGATCAAGAGGGATAAAAGAAGTATCTAA
- the LOC117626790 gene encoding probable RNA-dependent RNA polymerase 1, with translation MVKTVELYGFCSVQSPEAVTEFVEKHTGKGTVYAVKVFHKDGKTRASAMVQFTHAEFAEMILTLAGDHLRRHVPYGKSNVKATEMKFDMVPDSETFQPSMELVKLHFGCQISKERFSVLWTLSDVSVKFGMILKHFYFFFSYDSVEYKLEISYDNVSQIELHSPCGQLAKFLLIKLRGAPRIYKKDVPVKNKKKEASDNYWVREVDFTPACCIGQSSAICLELPLRWMLPDLGNTFVHYKEDEGRFVLERGNGFSSSSDLVPMVRPPLNIKLPYKVLFKINSLVQYGCVPRQALDVKFYKLVDPSRIRIEYIECALEILFHSKQCCYEPVNWLRNQYKKHSASKRIAKTPAISLDDGLVYVHRVQITPSKVYFCGPEIHHSNRLFRKYPEDVDNFLRVSFVDEDLSKMHSEDLCMRSTKQERRTRVHERILSILKNGIVIGEKKFEFLAFSSSQLRGHSVWMFASRSKLTAQDIRNWMGDFKDIRNVAKYAARLGQSFSSSKEAFSVGGDKVELIPDVEIERDGVKYCFSDGIGKISAEFAARVARKFELSRTPSAFQIRYGGYKGVLAVDPTLSKNLSLRKSMCKFQSNNTTLDVLKWSKYQPYFLNRELITLLSTLGVPDDVFMEKQKRVLNLLDSVLADPLREQKAMELLFQGEVTNILKEMVWCGYTPDAEPFLAMMLHAYSAEKLQKLRSKTRIFVPNGRSMMGCLDEIGTLEYGQVFVQCSHRDSLQFYDSSSHIFSGHSSSDSFIVEGKVVVAKNPCLHPGDMRVLKAVNVPALHHLVDCVVFPQKGERPHPNECSGGDLDGDLYSVSWDPDLIPPRQIEPMNYSPAQTVQLDRDVTLEEVEESFTNYIVNDNLGIISTAHTVFADREPDKAMSAPCKDLAKLNSVAVDSPKTGQLVKMPGHLRAKEYPDFMEKLDKPTYESKGVIGKLFRQVKEHVELVSHSCSSSNIKSFTAEVAKKCYDPDMEVDGFKLYINEAIRYRREYDCKLQNLMEYYGIKSEAEILSGTFAQTSKCFDTRKDLKANIGIAVRSLKKEARGWFYEKQGSEFQSNVSTDGDDACAAKASAWYYVTYHPRYFVGCYKEGTGRERFVSFPWCVFEKLLQIKRDKRSISNSLHIDLTELA, from the exons ATGGTTAAGACAGTTGAGTTGTATGGATTTTGCTCTGTTCAGTCCCCAGAAGCAGTGACAGAGTTTGTGGAGAAACATACTGGAAAAGGCACTGTTTATGCTGTGAAGGTCTTTCACAAAGATGGAAAAACAAGAGCATCTGCCATGGTTCAATTCACACATGCAGAGTTTGCTGAAATGATACTGACATTAGCCGGAGATCATCTTCGACGACACGTGCCGTATGGGAAATCAAATGTGAAAGCTACAGAAATGAAGTTTGACATGGTACCTGACTCAGAAACCTTTCAACCTAGCATGGAACTTGTAAAGCTGCACTTTGGATGCCAGATTTCTAAGGAACGGTTTTCTGTGCTTTGGACACTATCCGATGTTTCGGTGAAATTTGGGATGATACTTAAACATTTctacttctttttctcttatgATTCTGTTGAATATAAGCTAGAAATCTCCTATGACAATGTTAGCCAGATTGAGCTACATAGTCCATGTGGTCAACTTGCAAAGTTTCTTCTCATTAAG TTACGCGGTGCCCCTCGGATTTACAAGAAAGATGTCCCTGttaagaacaagaaaaaggaagctTCTGACAATTACTGGGTTCGAGAAGTTGATTTCACTCCAGCTTGCTGCATTGGGCAATCTTCTGCTATATGTTTGGAGCTTCCACTTAGGTGGATGCTTCCAGATCTGGGCAACACTTTTGTTCATTataaagaagatgaaggaCGGTTCGTTCTGGAGAGAGGCAACGGTTTCTCCAGTAGCTCAGATCTTGTTCCTATGGTGCGTCCACCCCTGAACATTAAGTTGCCATATAAAGTCCTGTTCAAGATAAATTCCTTGGTGCAGTATGGATGTGTTCCTAGGCAAGCACTTGATGTCAAATTTTATAAGCTAGTTGATCCTAGTAGAATAAGAATTGAATATATAGAATGTGCCCTAGAGATACTATTTCACTCAAAACAGTGCTGCTATGAACCCGTGAATTGGCTTAGAAACCAGTACAAAAAGCACAGTGCAAGCAAGCGAATTGCCAAAACACCTGCTATTTCTTTGGATGATGGGCTGGTGTATGTACATAGGGTTCAAATAACACCATCGAAAGTATATTTCTGTGGTCCAGAGATACATCATTCGAATCGCCTTTTCCGAAAGTATCCTGAAGATGTTGATAACTTTCTTCGTGTATCTTTCGTTGATGAGGACTTGAGCAAGATGCATTCAGAAGATTTATGTATGCGTTCTACAAAACAAGAAAGGCGAACTAGAGTCCATGAAAGGATACTTTCTATCCTAAAAAATGGCATAGTTATTGGTGAGAAGAAGTTTGAGTTTCTTGCCTTTTCATCAAGTCAATTACGAGGTCATTCTGTGTGGATGTTTGCTTCAAGAAGTAAGCTCACAGCACAAGACATCAGAAACTGGATGGGTGATTTTAAGGATATTAGAAATGTGGCCAAATATGCTGCCAGGCTTGGTCAGTCTTTCAGCTCTTCCAAGGAGGCTTTTAGTGTTGGTGGGGATAAAGTTGAACTCATTCCCGATGTAGAAATTGAAAGGGATGGAGTTAAGTATTGTTTTTCTGATGGAATTGGGAAAATATCTGCTGAATTTGCTGCAAGGGTGGCAAGAAAGTTCGAGTTAAGTCGTACTCCATCCGCCTTCCAAATTCGATATGGTGGCTATAAAGGTGTTCTGGCAGTTGATCCAACATTGTCAAAGAACTTGTCATTGAGAAAGAGCATGTGCAAGTTCCAATCCAACAACACAACACTAGATGTTCTGAAATGGAGCAAGTACCAGCCTTACTTCCTTAATCGAGAACTGATTACCCTTCTGTCCACCCTCGGAGTTCCAGATGATGTTTTTATGGAAAAGCAAAAACGGGTTTTGAATCTATTGGATAGCGTTTTAGCTGATCCATTGAGAGAACAGAAAGCGATGGAATTATTGTTTCAAGGAGAGGTTACCAACATTTTAAAGGAAATGGTTTGGTGTGGTTACACACCAGATGCAGAACCATTTCTGGCCATGATGCTACATGCATACTCTGCAGAAAAGCTCCAGAAACTGCGAAGCAAAACAAGGATATTTGTCCCAAACGGAAGATCTATGATGGGATGTCTTGATGAAATCGGCACATTGGAATATGGTCAGGTATTTGTGCAATGCTCTCACCGTGACAGCCTGCAATTCTATGATTCTTCCTCCCATATCTTCAGTGGCCACAGTTCAAGCGACAGTTTTATTGTCGAGGGAAAAGTAGTAGTGGCTAAAAACCCCTGTTTACACCCGGGGGACATGCGAGTTCTTAAGGCTGTCAATGTGCCTGCATTGCACCACCTGGTGGATTGTGTTGTTTTCCCACAGAAAGGAGAGAG ACCACATCCTAATGAATGCTCAGGAGGTGATTTGGATGGAGATTTGTACTCAGTGAGTTGGGACCCTGACCTAATTCCTCCTCGCCAAATTGAACCCATGAATTACTCCCCGGCTCAAACTGTGCAATTGGATCGTGATGTTACACTGGAG GAAGTTGAGGAGTCTTTTACAAACTACATAGTCAACGACAACTTGGGGATCATTTCAACTGCTCATACTGTCTTTGCAGACAGAGAGCCAGACAAGGCTATGAGTGCTCCATGTAAAGATCTCGCCAAGCTCAACTCCGTCGCTGTTGACTCTCCGAAAACTGGCCAGCTAGTCAAAATGCCGGGTCATCTGCGTGCCAAGGAATACCCTGATTTCATGGAAAAGCTTGACAAACCCACCTACGAGTCCAAAGGAGTCATTGGGAAGCTATTCCGACAGGTGAAGGAGCATGTTGAGCTTGTATCTCATTCATGTTCAAGCTCTAATATTAAGTCCTTCACTGCGGAAGTGGCTAAGAAGTGTTATGACCCTGACATGGAAGTAGATGGATTTAAGCTCTACATCAATGAGGCCATCCGTTACAGACGTGAGTATGACTGCAAGCTGCAAAACCTGATGGAATATTACGGCATCAAAAGTGAAGCCGAAATACTAAGTGGAACTTTCGCTCAAACATCCAAATGTTTCGATACAAGAAAGGACTTGAAAGCAAATATTGGTATCGCGGTAAGGTCATTGAAGAAGGAAGCTAGGGGATGGTTTTATGAGAAGCAGGGAAGCGAATTTCAGTCGAATGTCAGCACCGATGGCGATGATGCATGTGCAGCAAAAGCATCAGCGTGGTACTACGTTACTTATCATCCTCGTTACTTTGTTGGTTGCTACAAGGAGGGAACGGGAAGAGAGCGTTTCGTAAGCTTTCCATGGTGTGTCTTTGAAAAGCTCCTCCAGATCAAGAGGGATAAAAGAAGCATCAGTAATTCTTTACACATCGACTTGACAGAGTTGGCATGA
- the LOC117626792 gene encoding uncharacterized protein At4g18257-like, which translates to MWRWCPLGIHHHPPSQTETNSDIPINQIQTEEEESYLNPEIAEMAEEETKKRSVVVESLGWLTESSIMPKKHRAIAGVGASSIMELKAQLYKSQEDSKKSKELAGSEVEFHRAKKKITSHDPLSAKNSGVDARAHKDKLELKAVNDGSASYAALERKAALYDKLVKGELSDEEDKEKYCVDFFCKRVDQDEPQQTQHYDSPAVVSSENQDGESDASMLFSMKPLGLGRAAATMDNDVYKSFVREVHEEANVAREKASELKQRREEQAAARREKLKQAYIRKQLEKLKAASNKEQT; encoded by the exons ATGTGGCGGTGGTGTCCATTaggaatccaccaccaccCGCCCTCGCAAACCGAAACGAATTCAGATATTCcaatcaatcaaattcaaacagaagaagaagaaagctaTCTCAATCCTGAAATTGCAGAAATGGCGGAGGAGGAGACGAAGAAGAGAAGTGTGGTGGTGGAATCCTTGGGATGGCTAACGGAATCTTCAATTATGCCCAAGAAGCACCGCGCCATCGCCGGCGTCGGAGCCTCCTCGATAATGGAGCTCAAGGCCCAACTCTATAAGTCGCAAGAAGACTCCAAGAAGTCCAAGGAACTCGCCGGCTCAGAAGTCGAGTTCCACCGCGCCAAGAAGAAGATCACCTCACACGATCCCTTGTCCGCCAAGAACTCCGGCGTCGATGCCCGGGCCCACAA AGACAAGCTTGAGCTCAAAGCAGTTAATGACGGATCAGCTAGCTATGCAGCATTAGAGAGGAAGGCCGCATTGTACGATAAGCTAGTAAAGGGGGAGCTATCTGATGAGGAAGATAAGGAGAAGTATTGTgtggattttttttgcaagAGAGTTGACCAGGACGAACCGCAGCAAACTCAGCATTATGATTCGCCTGCTGTAGTATCTTCGGAGAATCAAGATGGTGAGAGTGATGCTTCCATGCTGTTTAGCATGAAACCGTTGGGGCTTGGGCGAGCAGCTGCAACAATGGACAATGATGTTTACAAGAGTTTTGTGAG GGAAGTACACGAAGAAGCAAATGTAGCGAGAGAGAAGGCATCTGAGCTCAAACAGCGCAGGGAAGAGCAAGCAGCGGCTCGTCGTGAGAAGTTAAAACAGGCATATATAAGGAAACAATTGGAGAAACTAAAAGCGGCATCCAACAAGGAACAGACATAA